From Lytechinus variegatus isolate NC3 chromosome 16, Lvar_3.0, whole genome shotgun sequence, the proteins below share one genomic window:
- the LOC121429400 gene encoding uncharacterized protein LOC121429400: MPLADFLFYMAVLLGLSAVATSSPVQTPLEKAAAAAAAGVTGSDVSFETPANQLFRDAVRVVDTMKDFLAALSDFEQIQVGEAAREDQIRLNNVKRGPSNSAFRVNGWKRKRRSTRERDILAVAFTNKLDHKAADMVHKIYTFLGDLQTVSRKFG; encoded by the coding sequence ATGCCACTGGCTGACTTCCTGTTTTACATGGCAGTACTACTGGGGTTATCCGCAGTAGCCACAAGCTCGCCGGTACAGACTCCCCTCGAAAAGGCTGCCGCGGCGGCGGCAGCCGGCGTAACAGGTAGTGATGTCTCATTCGAAACACCCGCGAATCAACTGTTTCGCGACGCGGTCAGGGTGGTGGACACGATGAAAGATTTCTTGGCAGCGCTGAGTGACTTCGAGCAAATACAAGTGGGTGAAGCGGCCCGGGAAGACCAGATCAGGCTGAATAATGTCAAGAGAGGACCTAGTAATAGCGCATTCCGAGTCAATGGATGGAAGAGAAAGAGACGGAGCACGAGGGAACGTGATATACTCGCTGTTGCCTTCACGAATAAACTGGATCACAAGGCTGCCGATATGGTTCACAAGATCTACACATTCCTTGGAGATCTCCAAACGGTAAGCCGCAAGTTtggttaa